The genomic window CCTCTTGGTGATTTGGGGTCTTGCTTCTCTTTATCTACCTCTAGTAATCTTAGATCTGGGAGGAGAAGGGAGAGAAAACGTTGGAAGAAGCTAGGTTTTTTGGTGTACAAGCAATGAATAAGAATACAGAGgacaagagaaaacagagcaaacatagaaacagaggaaacagaggagCTAGGTTTTACCATGAGCTGAAGCAGAATTCATAAGAAACGCGTTggttcttttatgttttgacgTATGATTTATGTCGTTTGGATCTTCTTCAGTGACATAACTTGAATATTTAGAGTTGTACCTGCCTCGGgagattcaaaagaaaagaacagaCTAAACATGTCGTTCTTATGTAAATTTTGCGGGAAATTAAGAGAAAATCGGTGAAAATTCAGGGAAAGTTCGTTAATTCTGCTTAAACGTTCGTTAAGTATCAATGAAAATCATAACAGAACAGAAGATAAACTTCTAGACATTAATATCAtgtctaccaaaaaaaaactcaaatcaaatataagaacaaacagagaaaaaagtGATTTGATTGAATGATTACATTGGAAGAGCACAACACACGGGAGAAGCTTCTTTGCTTTGGTCTACCGCCATGAAAGAGTGTTGGTAGGACACTTTTAAGATTTTCTCAGAAACctgaaaacctaaaaatagagaagaggATCATAGAAAGGAAATAGAAAGAAGTTaacatttaaaccaaaaataaataaaaatagaaagaagttTTGAAGTTGGTGTTCGTCTCGAGACACCCgaaagaaaaggttttgtctgtgtgtttaaaatttgatttactaatttaattgttttccgTTGACCAATGGTATATCTACtagtagtttttttgttaagctAATAGTTAGACTCTAAAATGACTAAATCCTATATTTGGCAATatgcttttgattttctctttttggatTGAACTCAGAGGCATTCTCTTAGCTTCATTCATTTATGGCAGAAAGGGTTAAGGGTCCTTAAAAATCGCTTCATCTGTCGGTCTCGTTATCCAAACTCATATTCCTAATTTAGGtcttttaaggttttaaaaaactacTTTCTTTATCTTGTTGATAAGGAATTTATAAAAGATCAAACTTGAGTAATCTAAgtagttttagttttactaATTTCATTTACTGTTACTAATCAATTGTAGATATTGACATTCTTGTATATATTGCGACCTGATAGtaattatctttaattttctatatgtttttattcaaGTAGTACtctgttttgtattttctttcttgtgaaTAGAATATTTTCTGTGTGTATATGATGCAGAAAGCCTGCATTAAAACCTGCATTGGCTTTATTGCTTTGCAccgtttatttatttttatgattcttatttttgtgattaacaaatattatttcaaGTGACTCTTATATAAGTTTTGGATAGTTAAACCACGGACCACAATCATGTTGGAAGTGATTGTTCAATACTTCATTGTTGTATAAGAGAGGGGACATCGATCATTTATGTAAATCTTGTTAGGTACTGTTCTGTTCTATCAATCTATCAATAGTCCCTACGCTAACTTTCTGTACCCTCGATTAAATAGGTTTTTGCTCAATGACGCTGGGTCCAAATTGTAATGACTCAGTTCAACTTCCGCGacaaaatcattttcatagattttgatgatttctaTAGTGGGCGGTTTTTTCTATACATCTTACATTCGCAAGAATTTGAATGATATTAGCCCATAtgacgagaagaagaataattcATTACTTATGTGGTTAATGCGGAGTGGAAACGAATATCTCATGGCCAACTACAAATCCAAATACTGTCTTTTGAATCCCTGTAGTTTTATACTATATGAtctagagttttttttggattttgtctCCCAAATTAGAAATTATTATAGTATCAACTATCCATcacatttatagaaaaaaaaaaaaaaaaaaactatccaTCACAGCTTGGATCTTGCGGTGGGCCAGGAAAAAACACATGAGCATCGGATCTGTGGAAAACAACTGTCTTATCGGGTCAAACCTTTGAGTCAATTACACGTTACTGTGCATGTCATAAACCATcaccaaaaaggaaaacaaaataacaaaccaTGCATCTTACTTACCCAGTAACACAATGCATCCATAATGTACATAGtatttgtgaattttttgAGGAAAGTATTAGTGAATATTATTACTATGAAATACCATGTAATTACTTCTGAATTATCTTACTTAAGAAAATTCAAGTTTAGTCAATCAACATTAAAACTATAGAGAACCCCCAACGTGTAATAATGCATTGGGAGTTGGGACTTTCATAAAATCTCGAATAAATTAATTCAAATTGTCTAATTCGTCCAAAATTATCCTGCATGGGTTTTAGCTAAGCCAGCCTAGCTACATGTACTGATTTATACAGAGATAAATATAGACatgatatatatcaataaattAGGAACAAATCAGAGTTTTTAGATCTAAAAACACGGTGCCTTCTCATTTCCTCCGGTGAGTTATCCAAATCTTGTGTTTCTTATCATATATCCTATATTTTATCTACATAAAAATTGATAAGTATTCGTTGAATTCAAAGGGCATTTTACGAAGAAAATGGAGACAAGAAAAGACGACATGGAGAAAAGGAACGACAAATCCGAGCCGTTGCTGCTGCCGGAGAATGGATCCGACGTCTCAGAAGAAGCATCATGGATGGTTTATCTAAGCACGATCATTGCCGTTTGCGGTTCCTACGAGTTTGGAACATGCGTAAGATTCTTTTACGACACCTATTACTTTGGAAATAAAAGATGATGAGAACCTAAGAATTTGTGACGATTAATCTTTTTGATACGAGAAAatctgtgtttgttttttaataggTGGGATACTCCGCTCCAACACAGTTTGGGATTATGGAAGAGCTTAATTTATCATATTCCCAGGTTTATATTAAATTGATTAAGTCTTCTACGTTTATAGATGCATGTTTAACAATATTTTgcttaatcttttttttttttttttctctattggAATCTAGTTTTCGGTTTTCGGATCGATATTGAATATGGGAGCAGTGCTCGGCGCCATTACATCGGGGAAGATTTCTGATTTCATCGGTCGGAAAGGGGTAAAACCTAcctaaacaaaattgtttttatctcaaTATACACACAATAAATCCTAAGAAAAATATACCATTTTTACgaaatataaaattacttTTTGGCTCACAtggtttttgtctttgagACAGGCCATGCGGTTGTCTTCAGTGATCTCTGCCATCGGCTGGCTGATAATTTACTTGGCCAAGGTTATTCTTTTGGCTGAATTTCTTCAATAGCTGTTTtcaaaaaaagctttaaaataACATGGAAAATCTGCAACTAAAtagtgatgttttttttttaatattaggGTGACGTACCTTTGGATTTCGGAAGATTTCTAACGGGTTATGGTTGCGGTACCCTTTCCTTTGTGGTACGACATTTTCATAAGCATTTTCCCCTTATGGATAAAAAGCCATGCATAGTGTTataaattaatcaataaataaaaattcctttttatatatgaaactttttggAAATCCACATTTGGCACCGATTTTGTGTAGGTACCGGTCTTCATCGCCGAAATTAGTCCGAGAAAATTGAGAGGAGCCTTAGCGACGCTTAACcaggtgatgatgatgtccTTTTATTTACTACTGCATTAGAAAATGTACTGATTACAATAGAATCAGAGCTAGCATATGTGTTGGTGTTTTCGAGATATTTGACATTGTATCACAAATTAGGAGTATTTTGTggtcaaaaaaacaaaaatcaaaacagtaTTTAGAGTtatttaaatcttttaaaagacaacaaaaaattattgttttatttctgaaataaattgaaattgtTAATATTGCAGCTCTTTATCGTAATCGGATTAGCTTCTATGTTCCTCATAGGCGCCGTCGTAAATTGGAGAACTCTTGCACTAACCGGTAAACTTGTTTGTGCGGTAGCTGAACCGGAAATATTTGTTGTTGGTTTAgtaattatacaaaattagatggtataaaatttaatttgggTATAACAAAACGAGGTTTAATTAACCAATTTCAGGAGTTGCACCGTGCGTGGTTCTATTCTTTGGGACTTGGTTCATCCCTGAATCACCCAGATGGCTGGTAAGATCAACGATCGTAACTCAACATATGGTTGAAATTAACCTCttaacattaaaaccaaaaaaaaaactaaccgACCCAACTCATATGCATTTTGCGTTTCAAGGAAATGGTTGGCCGCCACAGTGATTTTGAAATTGCGTTGCAAAAACTGAGGGGTCCTCAGGCCAATATCACAAGAGAA from Arabidopsis thaliana chromosome 3, partial sequence includes these protein-coding regions:
- a CDS encoding Major facilitator superfamily protein (Major facilitator superfamily protein; FUNCTIONS IN: carbohydrate transmembrane transporter activity, sugar:hydrogen symporter activity; INVOLVED IN: transport, transmembrane transport; LOCATED IN: nucleus, membrane; EXPRESSED IN: 12 plant structures; EXPRESSED DURING: L mature pollen stage, M germinated pollen stage, 4 anthesis, petal differentiation and expansion stage; CONTAINS InterPro DOMAIN/s: Sugar transporter, conserved site (InterPro:IPR005829), Major facilitator superfamily (InterPro:IPR020846), General substrate transporter (InterPro:IPR005828), Sugar/inositol transporter (InterPro:IPR003663), Major facilitator superfamily, general substrate transporter (InterPro:IPR016196); BEST Arabidopsis thaliana protein match is: Major facilitator superfamily protein (TAIR:AT5G18840.1); Has 29751 Blast hits to 29100 proteins in 2018 species: Archae - 566; Bacteria - 13294; Metazoa - 5300; Fungi - 6650; Plants - 2634; Viruses - 0; Other Eukaryotes - 1307 (source: NCBI BLink).): METRKDDMEKRNDKSEPLLLPENGSDVSEEASWMVYLSTIIAVCGSYEFGTCVGYSAPTQFGIMEELNLSYSQFSVFGSILNMGAVLGAITSGKISDFIGRKGAMRLSSVISAIGWLIIYLAKGDVPLDFGRFLTGYGCGTLSFVVPVFIAEISPRKLRGALATLNQLFIVIGLASMFLIGAVVNWRTLALTGVAPCVVLFFGTWFIPESPRWLEMVGRHSDFEIALQKLRGPQANITREAGEIQEYLASLAHLPKATLMDLIDKKNIRFVIVGVGLMFFQQFVGINGVIFYAQQIFVSAGASPTLGSILYSIEQVVLTALGATLLIDRLGRRPLLMASAVGMLIGCLLIGNSFLLKAHGLALDIIPALAVSGVLVYIGSFSIGMGAIPWVIMSEIFPINLKGTAGGLVTVVNWLSSWLVSFTFNFLMIWSPHGTFYVYGGVCVLAIIFIAKLVPETKGRTLEEIQAMMM